The following are from one region of the Ananas comosus cultivar F153 linkage group 20, ASM154086v1, whole genome shotgun sequence genome:
- the LOC109726041 gene encoding nascent polypeptide-associated complex subunit alpha, muscle-specific form-like, giving the protein MEALDLTNPIPPANPSRHLCTSAQPVHAPQPPADAPAAGKLGPGHPSIFLFQPIHHPLGLSTQGSTRSPGNPSPCGRELPPASIPAGPRRTLRRPHPPRSARPARPGRDREQPWLWPAHCRHPDAVAPTSRDSSDPPHTVAAAPVAAGLCSVLWGHPERARAKLGPALPPCAAAALRRVRRLPLDLPQQDAVVLSSSGRRRVTADTWNPRASAGLIYSAATPATSRRRPAVAPDPTDRPHPPTAVAPAVRLPAANPGSTAQVRLHFNSCALFWGSGRFSGDPKALR; this is encoded by the coding sequence ATGGAAGCCCTAGATCTAACCAACCCTATTCCCCCAGCTAACCCCAGCCGACACCTCTGCACCTCTGCCCAACCCGTGCACGCACCCCAGCCGCCGGCAGATGCCCCGGCTGCCGGAAAACTCGGACCCGGCCACccctccatctttctctttcaaCCGATCCACCACCCTCTCGGCCTGAGTACGCAGGGAAGCACGCGAAGCCCTGGGAATCCTTCACCCTGTGGCAGAGAGCTACCTCCGGCGTCGATCCCCGCCGGCCCCCGTCGTACACTGCGCCGCCCCCACCCTCCTCGCTCTGCGCGGCCAGCGAGACCCGGCCGAGACCGAGAGCAGCCCTGGTTGTGGCCCGCACACTGTCGCCACCCAGATGCGGTCGCGCCAACGTCCAGGGACTCCAGCGACCCTCCGCACACCGTTGCCGCCGCACCTGTAGCCGCTGGCCTCTGCTCTGTTCTCTGGGGCCATCCCGAGCGCGCGCGGGCCAAGCTTGGACCCGCACTGCCTCCGTGCGCTGCCGCTGCCCTACGCCGTGTGCGCCGCCTTCCCCTTGACCTCCCGCAACAGGACGCAGTCGTCCtgagctcctccggccgccgccgggtCACCGCAGACACGTGGAACCCGAGAGCAAGTGCAGGCTTGATCTACTCCGCCGCGACACCGGCCACCTCCCGTCGCCGACCAGCAGTTGCCCCGGACCCCACAGACCGGCCGCACCCTCCCACGGCCGTAGCGCCCGCCGTCCGGCTGCCGGCGGCCAACCCTGGCTCTACTGCTCAGGTTAGGCTGCATTTTAATTCCTGTGCATTGTTTTGGGGTTCTGGTCGCTTTTCCGGCGATCCAAAGGCACTTCGATAA